GCAGGCAGAGGACGACGAACACGACGCCGAGCACGATCGGGATCACCAGATCACGGTCGTGGCGCGCAGAATCCTCCACGTCGAGGTTGATCGCGGTCGTGCCGCCCACGACCGCGTCGGCGCCCGGCACCTTTCCCACCGCGGCCCGCAACCGCCGGATCGTGTCGAACGCCGACTGGCTGTCCGGCGCACCGGACAAGGTCGCCTGGATCTCGGTGTAGCCGCGCACCTGGCGCGACGGCGAGACCGCGGCGACACCGTCGGTCGACCTGATGGCGGCCGGCAGGCCCGCGGCTCCGGCGGTGCGCCCGATCACGACGATCGGGTTGCCGCCGCCGGCCGGGTAGTGCGCGTCGATGACCCGCGCGCCCGCGACCGAGTCCGGCGTGCTGCGGAACTGTCCGGCGTTGCTCAACCCGCCGGTGTCGAGCGAGGCCAGCCCGATGCACAGCACACCGAGCGCGAGCGCCGTACCGACCCAGATCACCCGCGGCCGGCTGCCCACCGTGCGGCCGACCCTGCTCCAGACTCCGGTGTCCTGATGGCTGGGTACGCCGTAACGCGGGACCAGTGGCCAGAAGATGCGCCGGCCGCCGATGACGAGCAGGGCCGGCAGGAACGTCGACATGGCGAGGAAGGCGCAGGCGATGCCGACCGCGCAGACGACGCCGAGCCCGCGGTTGGAGTTGAGCTCGGAGACCAGCAGGCAGAGCAGGCTGATGATGACCGTGCCCGCGGAGGCGACGACGGCCGGCGACGTACGCCTCAGGGCGAACGCCATCGCCTCGTGCTTGTCCTCGTGGTTGTGCAGTTCCTCGCGGTAGCGGGAGACGACGAGGAGGGCGTAGTCGGTGCCGGCGCCGAAGACCAGCACGGAGAGGATGCCGGCGCTCTGCCCGTTGACGGTGAGGCCGGCGTTTTTGGCGAGCAGGTAGTTGACCGCCTGCGCGAGCACCACCGACAACGCGGCGGAGATCACCGGCACCAGCCACAGCACCGGGCTGCGGTAGACGATCAGCAGGATGACGATGACGACGATGCCCGCGAAGAGCAGCAGCGTCGTGTCGATGCCGAGGAAGGCCTTGAGACTGTCGGCCTGCGAGCCGGCCGGCCCGGCGACGTGGACCT
This genomic stretch from Mycobacteriales bacterium harbors:
- a CDS encoding MMPL family transporter encodes the protein MSVLKRLATMPAGRRTKWVLLVVWIAIAVVAGPLAAKLNGIEKNDAAAYLPSSAQSTRALDLQKKFQAEDTLLAIVIYQRSDGVTPADVARAKANLATILQQGYIDRSAAAAPGGNRAFYGPIPSRDHKALELIVPVKAANGLPLDKYVDKLRSITRGSGGLQVHVAGPAGSQADSLKAFLGIDTTLLLFAGIVVIVILLIVYRSPVLWLVPVISAALSVVLAQAVNYLLAKNAGLTVNGQSAGILSVLVFGAGTDYALLVVSRYREELHNHEDKHEAMAFALRRTSPAVVASAGTVIISLLCLLVSELNSNRGLGVVCAVGIACAFLAMSTFLPALLVIGGRRIFWPLVPRYGVPSHQDTGVWSRVGRTVGSRPRVIWVGTALALGVLCIGLASLDTGGLSNAGQFRSTPDSVAGARVIDAHYPAGGGNPIVVIGRTAGAAGLPAAIRSTDGVAAVSPSRQVRGYTEIQATLSGAPDSQSAFDTIRRLRAAVGKVPGADAVVGGTTAINLDVEDSARHDRDLVIPIVLGVVFVVLCLLLRAVVAPLLLMATVVLSFASALGIAGFFFAHVFHFDGADAGFPLFVFIFLVALGIDYNIFLMTRVREETLTRGTRRGTIRGLTVTGGVITSAGVVLAATFSVLAVLPLVQLIEVGFAVAVGVLLDTFVVRSVLVPALAIDIGRLIWWPSHLSRADVDAKAERATDVEAAPVR